In Methanosarcina barkeri MS, a single window of DNA contains:
- the frhA gene encoding coenzyme F420 hydrogenase subunit alpha: MTKVVEISPTTRHEGHSKLTLKVNNEGIVERGDWLSITPVRGIEKLAIGKTMDQVPKIASRVCGICPIAHTLAGIEAMEASIGCEIPTDAKLLRVILHAANRLHSHALHNILILPDFYIPGTETKINPFSKEQPLRSVAVRIFRIREIAQTIGAVAGGEAIHPSNPRVGGMYRNVSLRAKQKMADLAKECLVLVHEQMEFMLEVIRNMQNREFVEVAGKQIPLSKTLGYHNQGVMATAPMYGSSSLDEKPMWDFTRWKETRPWDWYMGEETIDLEDPSYPIGGTTKVGTRVNPRMEACNTVPTYDGQPVEVGPRARLATFKHFTEKGTFAQHIARQMEYTDCCYTILNCLDNLNTSGKVLADNIPLGNGFMGWAANEAPRGTDVHIARVKDGKVLRYEMLVPTTWNFPTCSRALTGAPWQIAEMVIRAYDPCVSCATHMIVINEENRVVAQKLMQW, translated from the coding sequence TTGACAAAAGTCGTAGAGATATCTCCAACCACGAGACATGAAGGTCACTCTAAGCTCACCCTTAAGGTGAATAATGAGGGTATTGTCGAGCGGGGAGACTGGCTCTCCATCACCCCGGTCAGGGGTATTGAAAAGCTCGCCATAGGTAAGACAATGGATCAGGTTCCGAAGATCGCCTCTCGGGTCTGTGGTATCTGTCCCATTGCCCACACCCTGGCAGGCATCGAGGCCATGGAGGCTTCGATTGGCTGCGAGATCCCCACGGATGCAAAGCTCCTGCGGGTCATTCTTCATGCAGCAAACCGCCTCCACAGCCATGCCCTGCACAATATCCTGATCCTCCCGGACTTTTACATCCCGGGTACGGAGACAAAGATCAACCCGTTTTCTAAGGAGCAGCCTTTAAGGAGCGTTGCGGTGAGGATCTTCCGCATCCGTGAGATTGCACAGACCATTGGAGCCGTTGCAGGGGGCGAGGCTATCCACCCTTCAAACCCGAGGGTTGGCGGAATGTACCGCAATGTGAGTCTCCGGGCAAAGCAGAAGATGGCCGACTTGGCGAAAGAATGTCTTGTCCTTGTTCACGAGCAGATGGAATTCATGCTTGAGGTTATCAGGAACATGCAGAACCGGGAGTTTGTTGAGGTCGCAGGCAAGCAGATCCCGCTCTCCAAGACTCTCGGATACCACAACCAGGGGGTCATGGCCACAGCTCCAATGTACGGATCATCCAGTCTGGACGAGAAGCCCATGTGGGATTTCACTCGTTGGAAGGAGACTCGACCATGGGACTGGTACATGGGTGAGGAAACCATTGATCTTGAAGATCCGAGCTATCCGATTGGCGGCACCACGAAGGTTGGCACCAGAGTCAATCCTCGAATGGAGGCCTGCAACACTGTTCCGACCTACGACGGTCAGCCTGTTGAGGTCGGCCCGAGGGCAAGGCTCGCTACCTTCAAGCACTTTACCGAGAAAGGCACCTTCGCCCAGCACATCGCCAGGCAGATGGAGTACACCGACTGCTGCTACACCATCCTCAACTGCCTTGACAACCTGAATACTTCGGGCAAGGTCCTTGCTGACAACATCCCCCTGGGAAACGGGTTCATGGGCTGGGCAGCGAACGAAGCGCCACGCGGGACCGATGTCCACATCGCGCGGGTGAAGGATGGAAAGGTGCTGCGGTACGAGATGCTTGTACCCACCACCTGGAACTTCCCTACCTGCAGCCGCGCTTTGACTGGAGCACCCTGGCAGATCGCCGAGATGGTTATCCGTGCCTATGACCCGTGCGTCTCTTGTGCAACTCATATGATAGTGATTAATGAGGAGAATAGAGTAGTTGCCCAGAAGCTCATGCAGTGGTAA
- the frhG gene encoding coenzyme F420 hydrogenase subunit gamma encodes MELLEKVEAIKEAKSVANKIKLGHVHLSGCTGCLVSVADNYQGFLKILDDYADLVYCLTLADVRHIPEMDVALVEGSVCIQDRESVEDIKETRKKSRIVVALGSCASYGNITRFCRGGQHNQPQHESYLPIGDLIDVDVYIPGCPPSPELIRNVAIMAYLLLEGNEEQKALAGRYLKPLMDLAKRGTTRCFCDLMNDVINQGLCIGCGICAASCPVRAIAHEFGKPQGDLNLCIKCGSCYGACPRSFFNPDVISEFESINEIIAGALKEGEKDD; translated from the coding sequence ATGGAACTGCTTGAAAAGGTGGAAGCTATAAAGGAGGCGAAATCAGTGGCAAATAAGATCAAGCTCGGGCATGTACATTTGAGCGGCTGTACCGGCTGCCTTGTGTCCGTGGCCGATAACTATCAGGGCTTTCTCAAAATCCTGGATGACTATGCCGACCTCGTATACTGCCTCACTCTTGCTGACGTTCGGCATATCCCGGAGATGGACGTGGCACTCGTCGAGGGATCGGTCTGCATACAGGACCGTGAATCGGTAGAGGATATAAAGGAGACACGGAAGAAGTCCAGAATCGTGGTGGCCCTCGGCTCCTGCGCGAGCTATGGTAATATCACCAGGTTCTGCCGCGGAGGACAGCATAATCAGCCACAGCACGAGTCTTACCTCCCAATAGGAGATCTAATTGACGTGGATGTTTACATTCCAGGATGTCCCCCGAGCCCGGAGCTTATAAGGAACGTTGCTATCATGGCGTATCTGCTCCTTGAAGGGAACGAGGAACAGAAAGCCCTTGCGGGCAGGTACTTAAAGCCTCTTATGGACCTTGCGAAGCGCGGCACGACCAGATGTTTCTGCGATCTGATGAACGACGTGATTAACCAGGGCCTTTGCATAGGTTGTGGCATTTGCGCTGCATCCTGTCCAGTGCGGGCGATCGCGCACGAGTTCGGGAAGCCGCAGGGTGACCTTAACCTCTGCATCAAGTGCGGCTCCTGCTATGGTGCCTGTCCAAGGTCGTTCTTCAACCCTGATGTGATTTCTGAATTCGAGAGCATCAACGAGATAATTGCTGGAGCGCTTAAGGAAGGTGAGAAGGATGATTGA
- the frhB gene encoding coenzyme F420 hydrogenase subunit beta, with protein MIEDPYLGKYVTCVSARSTDKEILKKAQDGGIATALMVYALEQGIIDGAIVAGKGDLPWKPRPFVAMSREDILKAQRAKYNISPQVSWLKEATRSFGLDKVGVTGVCCQMQAVRKAQLYPINMRDVPGKVAFAVGLFCMVNFPYDSIQALVEDHANKSFSSVKKMEFGKGKFFVHTERGNVSTVPLKETHKYEQSGCHVCLDYVSNLADISTGSVGSPDGWSTVFIRTKVGNEIWSKAVAEGLFETKPIEEVKPGLGLVMKLAKEKIDKNRKTLEERRNFGVNKALRDPYA; from the coding sequence ATGATTGAAGATCCGTATCTCGGCAAATACGTGACATGCGTTTCGGCACGGAGCACGGATAAGGAGATTCTCAAGAAAGCACAGGACGGCGGCATAGCCACCGCCCTCATGGTTTATGCACTCGAGCAGGGGATCATCGATGGGGCTATTGTAGCAGGCAAGGGTGATCTGCCATGGAAGCCGAGGCCGTTTGTTGCGATGAGCCGTGAGGATATCCTCAAGGCACAGAGGGCGAAGTACAACATCAGCCCCCAGGTTTCCTGGCTCAAGGAGGCAACTCGGTCTTTTGGCCTTGACAAAGTAGGGGTCACCGGCGTCTGCTGCCAGATGCAGGCGGTCAGGAAGGCTCAGCTCTATCCCATCAACATGAGGGATGTCCCCGGCAAGGTTGCCTTCGCAGTAGGGCTCTTCTGCATGGTGAACTTCCCATACGATTCCATACAGGCCCTTGTTGAAGACCACGCAAACAAGAGCTTCAGCTCCGTGAAGAAGATGGAGTTTGGGAAGGGAAAGTTCTTTGTCCACACCGAGCGCGGAAACGTCTCCACTGTGCCTCTTAAAGAGACTCATAAGTACGAGCAGTCAGGTTGCCACGTCTGCCTCGATTACGTTTCCAATCTTGCTGACATATCGACCGGCTCGGTCGGAAGTCCAGACGGTTGGTCCACAGTCTTCATCCGCACAAAGGTAGGGAACGAGATCTGGTCTAAAGCAGTCGCTGAGGGCTTGTTCGAGACAAAGCCTATCGAAGAAGTCAAACCCGGTCTTGGGCTCGTCATGAAGCTCGCGAAGGAGAAAATCGACAAGAATAGGAAGACGCTCGAGGAGCGCAGAAATTTTGGGGTTAATAAGGCGTTAAGGGATCCTTACGCCTGA
- a CDS encoding site-2 protease family protein has protein sequence METENDENLTKKLSIKKVLFNILFVSFTILVLGFVINYKYAVGYIFILVIHEFGHYITAKFLKVSIAFGGFTPVGAYIIHENPKNCKENALIAMGGPLFGGLLGLIYYIVYYVTGDNIFLVLTFTSIILNLGNLIPVSPLDGGQIAEAISPILCYIGFPFLIYLFTLSNRLKSKILLLFIMVAGIYQTYNFTIKYKTDSYYKLDKPIKIKFIIIYGMLILSLAISAIYLYNSFDFKDICHSIVRFK, from the coding sequence ATGGAAACAGAAAATGATGAAAATTTAACTAAGAAATTAAGTATAAAAAAGGTGCTATTCAATATTTTATTTGTTTCTTTTACAATTTTAGTATTAGGATTTGTTATAAATTACAAATATGCAGTGGGATATATATTTATTCTTGTTATTCATGAATTCGGTCATTATATTACAGCAAAATTTTTAAAAGTAAGTATTGCTTTTGGAGGATTTACTCCTGTTGGAGCATATATAATTCATGAAAATCCTAAAAATTGTAAAGAAAATGCACTTATTGCAATGGGAGGGCCGTTATTTGGAGGCTTACTTGGGCTCATTTACTACATAGTTTATTATGTTACAGGGGATAATATATTTTTAGTATTAACTTTTACTTCAATAATTCTAAATTTAGGAAATTTAATACCTGTAAGCCCTCTTGATGGCGGACAGATAGCTGAAGCAATCTCTCCTATTCTATGCTATATCGGATTTCCATTTTTAATATATTTGTTTACATTATCAAACAGATTAAAAAGTAAGATATTATTGCTTTTTATTATGGTAGCAGGTATTTATCAAACATATAATTTTACTATAAAATATAAAACTGATTCTTATTACAAGCTGGATAAACCTATTAAAATAAAATTTATAATTATATATGGCATGTTGATTTTATCTTTAGCAATCAGTGCAATATACCTTTATAATTCGTTTGATTTTAAAGATATATGTCATAGCATTGTTAGATTTAAATAA
- a CDS encoding CDGSH iron-sulfur domain-containing protein — protein MAVNEKEMRIKIIKDGPYRVTGGVPLLEQVIVTDDAGHTRELIDIKEYPRRESYILCRCGSSENKPFCDGTHRKIGFDGSETASRKSYLEKAETFEGPDLKLTDAYELCDHSRFCQRAGGIRNLMQNSDDPEARKTAIEEAMICPSGRLVLWDKKTGKPFEKEFEPSIVLVHDKQKNCEGPLWVRGGIPIESADGSLYESRNRVTLCRCGKSENKPYCDGSHWMTSQQKLEFRKKWGLK, from the coding sequence ATGGCAGTCAATGAGAAAGAAATGAGGATTAAGATAATCAAAGACGGACCGTATCGGGTTACAGGTGGAGTGCCGCTTTTAGAACAGGTAATTGTCACCGATGACGCCGGTCACACAAGAGAATTAATTGATATAAAGGAATACCCCCGGCGGGAATCCTATATTTTATGCCGCTGTGGCTCATCCGAAAACAAGCCCTTCTGTGATGGTACCCACCGCAAGATCGGTTTTGACGGTAGTGAAACAGCTAGCAGAAAGTCTTACCTGGAAAAAGCGGAAACGTTTGAAGGTCCTGATCTAAAACTCACCGATGCCTACGAGCTCTGCGATCATTCACGTTTCTGCCAGCGGGCTGGCGGAATAAGGAATCTCATGCAAAACTCAGACGACCCGGAAGCCAGAAAAACCGCAATAGAAGAAGCCATGATCTGCCCGTCGGGACGGCTGGTCCTGTGGGACAAGAAGACAGGCAAACCCTTTGAAAAAGAATTTGAACCATCTATTGTACTGGTTCACGACAAACAAAAAAATTGTGAAGGCCCCCTCTGGGTTCGAGGTGGGATCCCCATTGAATCTGCAGATGGCAGCCTGTACGAATCCCGAAACAGAGTAACCCTCTGCCGCTGCGGGAAGTCGGAAAACAAGCCCTACTGTGACGGCAGCCACTGGATGACCAGCCAGCAGAAGCTCGAGTTCAGGAAGAAGTGGGGCCTGAAATGA
- a CDS encoding DUF433 domain-containing protein — MRSKNWRENIVIDSAVLTGKPIIKGLKVNSMQHSLLPTCCFMRTESEILRNYLGLAHENIQAFWMYASYLLRTERGYPVNISHKVD; from the coding sequence GTGAGATCTAAGAACTGGAGAGAAAATATCGTTATTGACTCCGCAGTCCTTACAGGCAAACCTATTATCAAAGGATTAAAGGTAAACTCCATGCAGCATAGTTTATTACCAACCTGCTGTTTCATGAGAACTGAGTCGGAAATCCTTCGGAACTATCTTGGCCTGGCTCATGAGAATATTCAAGCGTTTTGGATGTATGCGAGCTATTTACTCAGGACAGAAAGGGGTTATCCTGTAAATATTTCTCATAAAGTAGACTGA
- a CDS encoding CxxC-x17-CxxC domain-containing protein: MAFNDRNFRGNNFGAPREMYKTTCSDCGAETEVPFKPDPERPVYCRECLPNHRKPRENRRY, translated from the coding sequence ATGGCTTTTAATGACAGAAACTTCAGAGGAAACAATTTCGGCGCTCCTAGAGAAATGTACAAGACAACCTGTTCTGATTGCGGTGCTGAAACCGAAGTGCCTTTCAAACCTGACCCCGAAAGACCGGTTTATTGTAGAGAATGCCTTCCTAACCACAGGAAGCCCAGAGAAAACCGCAGATACTAA
- the eif1A gene encoding translation initiation factor eIF-1A — MRKRRSGSRKPANSGNTPEVSRVRIPRKDRNEVLATVACLLGSKRVTLQCMDGVVRMGRIPGSKHKKMWIREGDIVIANPWEIQDSKADVTWKYTRPQVEWLERKGYIK; from the coding sequence ATTAGAAAAAGAAGATCAGGATCCAGAAAACCAGCAAACTCAGGAAATACACCTGAAGTATCCAGGGTACGAATTCCCCGAAAGGATAGAAACGAAGTCCTGGCAACTGTTGCGTGTTTACTCGGTTCGAAAAGGGTAACACTTCAGTGTATGGACGGAGTTGTCCGAATGGGTAGGATCCCGGGATCTAAACATAAAAAAATGTGGATTCGTGAAGGCGATATTGTTATCGCTAACCCGTGGGAAATTCAGGATTCCAAAGCCGACGTTACCTGGAAATATACAAGGCCACAGGTCGAGTGGCTTGAACGGAAAGGCTACATTAAGTAA
- a CDS encoding NAD(P)-dependent alcohol dehydrogenase: MKGFAMLEIGKVGWIDVEKPSAGPYDAIVRPIAVAPCTSDVHTVWEGALGDRKNMILGHEAVGVIEEIGSEVKDFKPGDKVIVPAITPEWRSMEAQDGIPMHSNGMLSGWKFSNFKSGVFAEFFHVNDADMNLALLPKGMPLEQAVMLSDMATTGIQGAEMAKIKMGSTVAVIGIGPVGLMAVAGATILGAGRLIAVGSRKVCVDLALEYGASEIVDYRKGGLVEQILAKTNGKGVDSVIISGGNENTISDAVKIVKPGGTVSNVNYYGTGDILPIPRIEWGSGMSQKDIRGGLTNRRSSEDGKNGRPLYLRKNISGKNGHSCIQRVRQNGRSSHAHERKTKRSDQTCCSSGLISKSTTLPKLFAMLGVLRKGYSRLMG, encoded by the coding sequence ATGAAAGGATTTGCAATGCTTGAAATTGGAAAAGTAGGATGGATCGATGTTGAAAAACCTTCAGCAGGACCATATGATGCAATCGTGAGGCCTATTGCGGTCGCGCCGTGTACATCAGATGTTCATACGGTCTGGGAAGGTGCGCTTGGCGACCGCAAAAACATGATTTTAGGACACGAAGCTGTAGGTGTTATAGAAGAAATCGGGTCAGAAGTTAAAGACTTCAAGCCAGGCGATAAAGTAATTGTTCCTGCAATTACACCTGAATGGCGATCCATGGAGGCACAGGATGGAATACCTATGCATTCAAATGGAATGCTTTCTGGATGGAAGTTTTCAAATTTCAAAAGTGGAGTCTTTGCAGAATTTTTCCATGTAAATGATGCAGACATGAATTTAGCCCTACTTCCAAAAGGAATGCCACTTGAACAAGCTGTCATGCTATCAGACATGGCAACTACTGGAATACAGGGCGCAGAAATGGCAAAAATTAAAATGGGCTCTACAGTTGCAGTCATAGGGATTGGCCCTGTTGGTCTGATGGCAGTAGCAGGTGCAACTATTCTTGGTGCAGGAAGGCTCATTGCAGTAGGAAGTCGGAAAGTCTGTGTTGATCTTGCTCTAGAATACGGAGCATCTGAAATTGTTGATTACAGAAAAGGTGGACTTGTTGAACAGATTCTTGCAAAGACGAATGGAAAAGGTGTGGACTCTGTAATCATATCAGGAGGAAATGAAAATACAATTTCAGATGCAGTCAAAATTGTAAAACCCGGAGGCACGGTATCAAATGTCAACTACTACGGAACCGGAGACATACTTCCTATTCCACGTATTGAGTGGGGATCGGGTATGTCTCAAAAAGACATACGTGGTGGCCTGACCAACCGGAGGTCGTCTGAGGATGGAAAGAATGGCAGACCTCTGTACCTACGGAAGAATATATCCGGAAAAAATGGCCACTCATGTATTCAAAGGGTTCGACAAAATGGAAGAAGCTCTCATGCTCATGAAAGAAAAACCAAGAGATCTGATCAAACCTGTTGTTCTTCTGGATTAATAAGCAAGTCAACTACCCTTCCTAAACTCTTCGCAATGCTCGGAGTTTTGAGGAAGGGATATTCTCGCCTTATGGGATAA
- a CDS encoding PKD domain-containing protein produces the protein MKNNKEKLYSIILTSTTLVFLFLTSISAAASGVQEIQLTQNGSRASTPAIYEDNVVWLDYVNDSGIIHLYNLTTSKDIQLDSFHGSWPAIYGDKIVCRDYQICGNKENYNLSVYDISTTEKFQITKNVSEHSIPAIYEDKIVWHNSQNGVSDIYLYNLSTSTECQVTFNREAYDPAIYADRIVWTEYHNGNSNIYMYNLSTSKETQITNSEFWQLDPDIYGDNIVWAGDRIGERYSLNLDIYMYNISTSKITQITYSESAHEPVIYKDEIVWMDDRNGNRDIYLYNISTREEFQVTKDESGQMWPAIYDDRIVWKDNRNADGGHADGGHSDIYTCMASAVLKSPVANFSVAPDLGFSPLSVQFTDLSKNAILRSWDFNNDGVAESTEKNPVYIYTNPGNYIVNLTVSDTNTTDSKLSTVLVFDEQLFDNQLVLTETQISTSGKAIYDSPAIYDDKVVWVDHTGDYSGNDKYDICLYNISTKKETRIHTTNGSVYGLDIYKDRIVWYESLNGQSDIYMYNVSTSKETQITSGGSTSHPAIYEDRIVWADNRDEEGVPDIYMYNLSTSKESKIINDTSVVGLDIYGDRIVWLNYTSVSYSNGFSNIYMYDLSTSKKTPITTSGSAGFPVAIYDDRIVWEDDGYEKRQIYVYNISDSTEIKITPDNLSQQRPDIYGDRIVWQDQRNGNLDIFMYNLSIQKEIQITTSRLLQDCPVIYRDRILWYNNGKYGNYIHMCTISLKGSRMPVANFSANVTSGCCPLSVQFTDLSENSTEWKWDFGDNAYSADRNPVHTYNNAGVYTVSLIVKNENGTDAEKRSKYISVSSSNDKKD, from the coding sequence ATGAAGAATAATAAAGAAAAGCTATATTCAATAATTTTAACTTCAACAACTTTGGTGTTCTTATTCTTAACTTCAATATCAGCTGCAGCATCTGGTGTACAGGAAATTCAGCTTACTCAAAACGGTTCACGAGCATCTACTCCTGCCATTTACGAGGATAATGTCGTATGGTTAGATTATGTTAATGATTCAGGGATAATTCATCTGTATAACTTGACCACTTCAAAAGATATCCAACTTGATTCATTCCATGGGAGCTGGCCTGCAATCTACGGTGACAAAATTGTATGTCGAGATTATCAAATCTGTGGGAACAAGGAGAATTACAATCTTTCTGTTTACGATATTTCAACAACTGAAAAATTTCAGATTACCAAAAATGTCTCTGAACACAGTATTCCTGCTATTTACGAAGATAAGATTGTATGGCATAATTCTCAAAATGGAGTCTCTGATATCTACCTGTATAATCTGTCCACATCTACCGAATGTCAGGTCACATTCAATAGAGAAGCATATGATCCCGCCATTTATGCTGATAGGATAGTATGGACAGAATATCATAATGGAAATTCCAATATTTACATGTATAACTTATCGACTTCAAAAGAGACTCAAATTACAAACAGTGAATTTTGGCAGTTGGACCCAGATATATACGGTGATAATATTGTATGGGCAGGTGACCGTATTGGAGAACGCTACAGTTTAAATCTAGATATTTATATGTATAATATTTCTACTTCTAAAATAACTCAAATTACATACAGCGAATCAGCACATGAGCCTGTAATATACAAAGATGAAATAGTCTGGATGGATGATCGCAACGGCAACCGGGATATTTACCTGTACAATATTTCCACACGAGAAGAATTTCAGGTAACCAAAGATGAATCAGGTCAAATGTGGCCTGCTATTTATGATGACAGGATAGTGTGGAAGGATAATCGTAACGCAGATGGGGGGCACGCAGATGGGGGGCATTCTGATATTTACACTTGTATGGCCTCGGCAGTATTAAAATCTCCCGTTGCAAACTTTTCTGTAGCTCCAGATTTGGGATTTTCCCCTCTGTCTGTACAGTTCACAGATCTCTCAAAAAATGCGATATTAAGATCATGGGACTTCAATAATGATGGAGTAGCTGAATCTACAGAAAAAAATCCTGTTTATATATACACCAATCCTGGAAACTATATTGTTAACCTGACAGTAAGCGATACAAATACTACTGATTCAAAATTATCTACAGTCTTAGTATTTGATGAGCAACTTTTCGATAATCAACTCGTCCTAACAGAAACTCAAATTAGCACCAGTGGAAAAGCTATATACGATTCTCCTGCAATCTATGATGACAAAGTAGTATGGGTTGATCATACTGGAGATTACAGTGGAAATGATAAGTATGACATCTGTCTGTACAATATTTCAACTAAAAAGGAGACTCGGATACACACTACTAACGGATCAGTGTACGGACTTGATATTTACAAGGACAGGATTGTCTGGTATGAATCTCTCAATGGTCAATCCGATATTTACATGTATAATGTCTCCACTTCTAAGGAAACTCAAATTACCTCCGGCGGAAGCACATCCCATCCTGCTATTTATGAGGATAGGATAGTATGGGCAGATAATCGTGATGAAGAAGGAGTGCCCGATATTTACATGTACAACCTCTCTACTTCCAAAGAAAGTAAAATTATTAATGATACATCAGTTGTGGGGCTTGATATCTATGGTGACAGGATAGTGTGGCTGAACTATACCAGTGTATCCTATAGCAATGGATTCTCCAATATTTACATGTACGATCTCTCTACTTCCAAAAAAACTCCGATTACTACCAGCGGGTCAGCAGGATTTCCTGTTGCTATCTATGATGATAGGATAGTGTGGGAGGATGATGGCTATGAAAAAAGGCAGATCTATGTGTATAACATCTCTGATTCCACGGAAATCAAGATAACTCCTGATAATTTAAGTCAGCAGCGTCCCGATATCTACGGTGACAGGATAGTCTGGCAGGATCAACGAAATGGAAACCTTGATATCTTCATGTATAATCTTTCCATTCAGAAAGAAATTCAGATCACTACCAGTAGATTACTTCAGGATTGTCCTGTAATATACAGGGACAGAATATTGTGGTATAATAATGGCAAGTACGGTAACTATATTCATATGTGCACTATCTCATTAAAAGGATCGAGAATGCCTGTTGCAAATTTCAGCGCCAATGTTACAAGTGGCTGCTGTCCTCTTTCGGTACAATTTACAGATTTATCAGAAAATTCAACAGAATGGAAATGGGATTTTGGAGACAATGCATACTCAGCAGACAGAAATCCTGTACATACATACAATAACGCTGGAGTGTATACCGTCAGCTTAATAGTCAAAAATGAAAACGGAACGGATGCGGAAAAAAGATCTAAATATATATCAGTATCCAGCTCGAATGATAAAAAGGATTAA
- a CDS encoding superoxide dismutase family protein, giving the protein MKAGLILLMTISAVLMLATTGYAHESATYSATAIMKDVKGNTVGMATFTEEANGPVHININVRGLKPGLHGIHIHNTGKCIGPSFTSAGEHYNPLGKEHGLNNPKGPHAGDLPNLKVGKDGTGHMNVTTDRVTLSPGPNTLFTANGTSLVIHADPDDQMTNPTGNSGARIACGVIKKK; this is encoded by the coding sequence ATGAAAGCCGGATTGATACTACTAATGACTATCTCGGCGGTACTAATGCTTGCAACTACGGGCTATGCCCATGAAAGTGCCACATATAGTGCCACAGCTATCATGAAAGACGTGAAAGGAAATACTGTCGGGATGGCTACCTTTACCGAGGAAGCCAATGGCCCAGTTCATATCAACATCAACGTGAGAGGCTTGAAGCCGGGTCTGCACGGCATCCATATCCACAATACAGGAAAATGCATTGGTCCGTCGTTCACGTCTGCCGGTGAACACTATAACCCTCTTGGCAAAGAGCATGGCCTCAACAACCCGAAAGGCCCACATGCCGGTGATCTACCCAACCTCAAAGTGGGCAAGGATGGCACGGGACACATGAATGTCACCACAGACCGTGTGACACTGTCACCCGGACCGAACACGTTATTCACAGCCAACGGCACCTCACTGGTCATCCATGCTGACCCTGACGACCAGATGACCAATCCTACCGGCAATAGTGGCGCGCGGATTGCCTGTGGAGTTATCAAGAAAAAATAA
- a CDS encoding undecaprenyl diphosphate synthase family protein yields MLMKSIYSILSKRDMGAFLDIPKFKRLPRHIAIIPDGNRRWAIARGLEKHEGYNNGVIPGLEVYDMCVKIGIDEVTFFGFTQDNTKRPQIQRKAFVDACIKSVQEISKRNAEILVIGNTDSNIFPKELLAYTKRTKVGKGKIKINFLINYGWYWDLAYAFDNSSDSKKIVENIASAEIPRIDLLIRWGGRRRLSGMLPIQTVYSDIYVIDEMWPDFKPEHLFNALEFYQEQDITLGG; encoded by the coding sequence ATGCTCATGAAGAGTATTTATAGCATTTTAAGCAAAAGAGATATGGGGGCTTTTCTGGATATACCAAAATTCAAAAGATTGCCAAGACATATTGCTATAATACCAGATGGTAACAGAAGATGGGCTATAGCTAGAGGCTTAGAAAAGCATGAAGGATATAACAATGGAGTAATCCCAGGCCTGGAAGTATATGACATGTGCGTAAAAATCGGAATAGACGAAGTTACTTTTTTTGGATTTACTCAAGATAACACAAAAAGGCCTCAAATTCAAAGAAAGGCATTTGTAGATGCCTGTATAAAATCAGTTCAAGAAATATCTAAACGTAACGCTGAAATACTTGTAATAGGGAATACTGACTCGAACATATTTCCAAAAGAGTTACTTGCATATACAAAGAGAACAAAAGTTGGGAAAGGTAAAATAAAAATAAATTTTTTAATAAATTATGGCTGGTATTGGGATTTAGCATATGCGTTTGATAACTCATCAGATAGTAAGAAAATTGTAGAAAACATTGCATCAGCAGAAATTCCAAGAATAGATTTACTTATTCGCTGGGGAGGAAGACGCCGACTCAGTGGAATGCTTCCAATTCAAACAGTGTATTCAGACATATATGTAATCGATGAAATGTGGCCAGATTTTAAGCCAGAACACTTATTTAATGCACTAGAATTTTATCAAGAACAGGATATTACATTGGGTGGGTAA
- a CDS encoding P-II family nitrogen regulator: MKYIIAMIRPEKLDNVKKEIQKIGAHGLTVSSVSGYGAQGGHLNVDRAKTEKYEANLLDKVKIEIAVKDEFLQTTVEAIERGSKDVDGYIGSGKIFVLPLGDVIRIRTKETGNDAL; this comes from the coding sequence ATGAAATATATAATCGCAATGATAAGACCAGAAAAGCTTGACAATGTCAAAAAAGAGATTCAGAAAATTGGAGCACATGGATTGACAGTATCATCTGTTTCTGGATATGGTGCCCAGGGAGGACATCTGAATGTTGATAGAGCTAAAACTGAAAAATACGAAGCAAACCTGCTTGATAAAGTCAAGATTGAAATTGCGGTGAAAGATGAGTTTCTGCAAACGACAGTTGAAGCAATAGAAAGAGGATCAAAAGATGTAGACGGCTATATCGGAAGCGGCAAGATATTCGTGCTACCACTAGGGGACGTAATAAGAATTCGCACGAAAGAAACTGGAAACGACGCTCTTTAA